Proteins from a genomic interval of Sphingobacterium sp. SYP-B4668:
- a CDS encoding ligase-associated DNA damage response exonuclease produces MKLLSVTNKGLFCKQANIYIDPWHPVDRAIITHAHSDHARSGMGHYWCHLNSIPVLKMRTGANTNVTGLAYDEVMEVNGVHISLHPAGHIIGSAQIRLEYQGEVWVFTGDYKLAPDGVSEPFQLVKCNHFITESTFGLPIYQFPSVFDVYEDINQWWKHNQRQNLNTVLLAYSLGKAQNILKHLDTNIGPVYLHGAVDNVNQALREVGYQFEGERIQSDTDRDKIKGALIIAPPSAAETPWVKKLRPYKIAMCSGWMQLRGARRRRGVDQGFILSDHCDWVQLNEAIIQTGARNVYVTHGYETVFARWVHEHYDIKATVLKTLFNKEMEGDE; encoded by the coding sequence ATGAAGTTATTATCCGTTACCAACAAAGGTCTATTTTGCAAGCAGGCCAATATCTATATCGATCCATGGCATCCGGTAGACCGAGCCATCATTACCCATGCACATAGCGATCACGCTCGGTCAGGTATGGGGCATTACTGGTGCCATTTGAATAGTATCCCTGTTCTCAAAATGCGAACCGGGGCAAATACGAATGTGACAGGATTGGCGTATGATGAAGTTATGGAGGTCAATGGTGTACATATCAGTCTGCATCCTGCTGGTCACATCATAGGTTCGGCACAGATAAGGTTGGAATATCAAGGAGAGGTATGGGTGTTTACGGGTGATTACAAGCTAGCTCCAGACGGGGTGAGCGAACCATTCCAATTGGTGAAATGCAATCATTTTATTACTGAATCTACATTTGGATTACCGATTTATCAATTCCCTTCTGTATTTGATGTCTATGAAGATATCAACCAATGGTGGAAACATAATCAACGGCAAAATCTTAATACAGTGTTATTAGCGTATTCCTTGGGAAAAGCACAGAATATTTTGAAGCACTTGGATACCAATATTGGTCCAGTCTACTTGCATGGCGCTGTTGACAATGTGAATCAAGCGCTGAGAGAAGTCGGCTATCAATTTGAAGGTGAGCGTATACAATCAGATACAGACCGAGATAAAATAAAAGGAGCGTTGATTATAGCCCCACCTTCCGCTGCAGAGACTCCTTGGGTCAAGAAATTAAGGCCTTATAAGATCGCGATGTGTAGTGGGTGGATGCAACTTAGAGGCGCTCGACGAAGACGAGGAGTAGATCAAGGATTTATTCTATCCGATCACTGTGACTGGGTACAGTTGAATGAGGCTATTATACAGACGGGTGCTCGCAACGTATACGTCACGCATGGTTACGAGACCGTATTTGCTCGTTGGGTTCATGAACATTATGATATAAAGGCCACTGTATTGAAGACCTTGTTTAATAAAGAAATGGAGGGAGACGAATGA
- a CDS encoding cell division protein ZapA produces the protein MGDISIKINIADRVYPLKVDASEEEIIRHAAKMVNEKIKELQDNYAVRDKQDLLSMCILQYATGMLKAEKNAQSHEEGVEQSVHELDRLLSDFFTK, from the coding sequence ATGGGAGATATTTCCATAAAAATAAATATTGCTGATCGGGTTTATCCGTTAAAAGTGGATGCAAGTGAGGAAGAAATAATCCGTCATGCAGCAAAAATGGTTAATGAAAAAATAAAGGAACTACAGGATAATTATGCGGTTCGAGATAAGCAAGACTTATTGTCCATGTGTATTTTGCAGTATGCAACAGGCATGTTGAAAGCAGAAAAAAATGCACAAAGCCATGAAGAAGGCGTGGAACAATCTGTTCATGAACTCGATCGGTTATTGTCGGATTTCTTTACTAAATAA
- the rny gene encoding ribonuclease Y yields the protein MNIMITIAITIIISLVVGILIGRYLLQILLKKQEQAAHDNAKRIVKEAEQEGEHIKKKRLLEAKEKFLQMKAEHEKEVNQRNNSMTQKENSIRQKEQSINQKLENLNREKQEIDTAKKQLDKLVELNERKSEEVDQMKSQQIKQLEAIAGVTADEAKNQLVDSLREDARSQAMIQIKDIVDEAKLTATKEAKKVVIQTIQRTATESAIENTVSIFNIENDEIKGRIIGREGRNIRALEAATGVEIIVDDTPEAIILSGFDPVRREIARLALHRLVTDGRIHPARIEEVVAKTRTQIEDEIVEIGERTAIDLGIHGLHPELIRMVGRMRYRSSYGQNLLQHSREVANFAATMASELGLNVKLAKRAGLLHDIGKVPDDNPELPHAILGMQLAEKYKEHPEVCNAIGAHHDEIEMTSLISPIVQACDAISGARPGARREVVESYIKRLKELEELALSYPGVEKTFAIQAGRELRVVVESEKVTDAQAEILAADISNRIQTEMTYPGQIKVTVIRETRSVSYAK from the coding sequence ATGAACATAATGATTACCATAGCGATAACAATCATAATTTCCCTAGTCGTGGGTATTCTGATTGGTCGTTATCTGTTGCAAATCTTATTAAAAAAGCAGGAACAAGCAGCACACGATAATGCCAAGAGAATAGTAAAAGAGGCTGAGCAAGAAGGGGAACATATTAAGAAGAAAAGACTTCTTGAAGCAAAAGAGAAATTTTTGCAAATGAAGGCAGAGCATGAAAAGGAAGTCAATCAGCGAAACAACTCCATGACGCAGAAGGAAAACTCAATCCGCCAGAAAGAGCAATCTATTAACCAAAAACTCGAAAATCTAAATCGAGAAAAGCAAGAAATTGACACCGCGAAAAAACAGCTTGATAAACTTGTCGAACTCAACGAACGTAAGAGTGAAGAGGTGGATCAAATGAAATCTCAACAAATTAAGCAATTGGAAGCCATCGCTGGAGTTACTGCTGATGAAGCTAAGAATCAATTAGTAGATTCTTTACGCGAAGATGCCCGTTCGCAGGCGATGATTCAGATTAAAGATATCGTTGATGAAGCTAAGTTAACGGCAACCAAAGAAGCCAAAAAGGTCGTTATCCAAACCATTCAGCGCACGGCGACTGAGTCAGCGATTGAAAATACAGTATCCATTTTCAATATTGAGAACGACGAAATCAAAGGTCGTATTATTGGTCGTGAAGGACGAAATATTCGTGCGCTGGAAGCGGCTACAGGAGTAGAGATTATTGTAGATGACACTCCGGAAGCAATCATTCTGTCAGGATTTGATCCCGTCAGAAGAGAGATTGCTCGCTTGGCATTGCACCGTTTGGTTACAGATGGACGTATTCACCCTGCTCGGATAGAGGAGGTCGTGGCCAAGACCCGTACACAAATCGAGGATGAAATCGTCGAAATTGGGGAGCGTACAGCTATAGATTTGGGAATTCACGGGCTACATCCTGAATTGATACGTATGGTAGGTCGTATGCGCTACCGTTCATCATATGGGCAGAATCTATTACAGCACTCCCGCGAAGTTGCTAATTTTGCTGCTACAATGGCTTCTGAACTAGGACTCAATGTCAAGCTTGCTAAACGTGCCGGATTATTGCATGATATTGGTAAAGTGCCTGATGATAATCCCGAACTGCCCCATGCTATCTTGGGTATGCAATTAGCCGAAAAGTATAAGGAACATCCTGAAGTTTGTAATGCCATAGGTGCCCATCACGACGAAATTGAAATGACCTCCTTAATTTCTCCAATAGTCCAAGCATGTGATGCTATATCCGGAGCTAGACCAGGAGCAAGACGTGAAGTTGTAGAAAGCTATATCAAAAGACTTAAGGAATTGGAAGAATTAGCACTGTCGTACCCAGGTGTAGAAAAAACTTTTGCCATCCAAGCCGGTCGTGAATTGCGTGTAGTAGTTGAGAGCGAAAAAGTAACGGATGCGCAAGCTGAAATTTTAGCTGCAGATATCTCTAATCGTATTCAAACCGAAATGACATATCCGGGACAGATAAAAGTGACTGTAATAAGAGAGACTAGATCTGTTTCCTACGCTAAGTAA
- the purL gene encoding phosphoribosylformylglycinamidine synthase: MIHFFVNQSNTVYGVQTQKDLSTEDISKLNWLFGNATKIEKTTLDDFYVGPRAAMITPWSTNAVEITQNMAIEGIIRIEEFQKVEADFSDFDPMISQKYEALTQEMYTIHITPEPIIEVDDIATYNKQEGLALNQEEVEYLNNLSTKLSRKLTDSEVFAFSQANSEHCRHKIFNGTFVIDGEEKPTSLFKLIKKTSETNPNTIVSAYKDNVAFVKGPRVTQFAPNSADKPDFYSEKEFDSVISLKAETHNFPTTVEPFSGAATGSGGEIRDRLAGGQGSLPLAGTAIYMTAYSRLNEERPWEKGMQERAWLYQTPMDILIKASNGASDFGNKFGQPLIVGSVLTFEHEEDARQIGYDKVIMQAGGIGYGKLEQAKKHAPTPGDKIVILGGENYRIGMGGAAVSSADTGSFGSGIELNAIQRSNPEMQKRASNAIRGLVESDHNPIVSIHDHGAGGHLNCLSELVEDTGGLIDLDKLPVGDPTLSAKEIIGNESQERMGLVIGEKDLETLQKVADRERSPMYTVGDVTGDHRFTFASKTTGAKPMDYALEDFFGSSPKTIMTDKTVNRSYADLTYETSNIPTYLEQVLQLEAVASKDWLTNKVDRCVGGRVAKQQCTGPLQLPLNNVGVMALDYKSTEGIATTVGHSPIAALIDPAAASQTAIAEALSNIVFAPIKDGLKGVSLSANWMWACNNEGEDARLYEAVKACSDFAIALGINIPTGKDSLSMKQKYPNGDVIAPGTVIISAAGNCTDINQVVEPVLSQNGGSIYYINLSQDNFKLGGSSFAQILNKIGKDAPKIADADYFKKAFNAIQELIKAGQIVAGHDVGSGGLVTTLLEMTFADVNLAAHYDLSGLNETDTVKALFNENIAVVLQAKTDDFFEKALAEQGIVAVKIGQAITGTTVTFKNNSDNFSFDVAATRDMWFKTSFLLDQKQSKNGMARERFNNYKNQPLNFVFPTHFDGKKPVIDISKPKPKAAILREKGSNSEREMANAMYLAGFDVKDVHMTDLISGRETLEDIQFIGAVGGFSNSDVLGSAKGWAGAFLYNEKAKAALDKFFARPDTLSVGICNGCQLFMELELINPDHELHGKMLHNTSQKHESNFISVKVQDNNSVMLSTLAGTTLGVWISHGEGKFSLPYEERKYQIVSKYAYEQYPANPNGSDYNIAMMCDNSGRHLVTMPHIERSTFQWNWANYPSGRQDEVSPWIEAFVNARKWIENKK, encoded by the coding sequence ATGATTCATTTCTTTGTGAACCAATCGAACACCGTTTATGGGGTTCAAACTCAAAAAGATTTATCAACCGAAGATATTTCTAAACTCAACTGGCTGTTTGGCAACGCTACCAAAATCGAAAAAACTACCCTTGATGATTTTTATGTAGGCCCTCGGGCTGCCATGATTACACCATGGAGTACTAATGCGGTAGAAATCACGCAAAACATGGCTATCGAAGGCATCATCCGGATTGAAGAATTCCAAAAAGTTGAAGCCGATTTTTCGGACTTCGACCCTATGATATCCCAAAAATATGAGGCGCTGACACAAGAAATGTACACCATTCACATTACTCCGGAGCCTATTATAGAGGTGGATGATATCGCCACCTACAATAAACAAGAAGGACTGGCACTCAACCAGGAGGAAGTCGAATACTTAAACAACCTTTCCACAAAATTAAGCCGTAAACTGACGGATTCGGAAGTATTTGCTTTTTCACAAGCCAATTCGGAGCACTGTCGCCACAAAATATTTAACGGAACTTTTGTTATCGATGGAGAAGAGAAGCCTACTTCGTTATTTAAATTGATCAAAAAAACATCCGAGACAAATCCTAATACCATTGTCTCGGCCTATAAAGATAACGTCGCCTTTGTCAAAGGCCCTCGTGTCACACAATTTGCACCCAACTCTGCAGACAAACCTGATTTCTACAGTGAAAAGGAGTTTGACTCGGTCATTTCGTTAAAAGCGGAAACGCACAACTTTCCGACTACAGTGGAGCCCTTCTCAGGTGCGGCAACAGGATCCGGTGGTGAAATCAGAGACCGCTTAGCTGGTGGTCAAGGATCTCTACCGTTGGCAGGAACCGCTATTTACATGACGGCATATTCCCGGTTGAACGAGGAGCGCCCGTGGGAAAAAGGGATGCAAGAGAGGGCTTGGCTGTATCAAACACCAATGGATATTCTAATCAAAGCATCTAACGGTGCTTCAGATTTTGGCAATAAGTTTGGACAACCACTAATTGTTGGATCCGTGCTTACTTTCGAACATGAAGAGGATGCTCGCCAGATTGGATATGACAAGGTCATTATGCAAGCAGGTGGAATCGGCTATGGTAAATTAGAACAAGCTAAAAAACACGCCCCAACCCCCGGTGATAAAATCGTCATCCTAGGAGGGGAAAACTACCGCATCGGTATGGGTGGTGCAGCTGTATCATCAGCTGATACTGGATCCTTTGGCTCAGGTATTGAGCTCAATGCTATCCAGCGCTCCAACCCCGAAATGCAAAAACGTGCTTCTAATGCTATACGTGGATTGGTCGAATCGGATCACAATCCGATTGTGTCTATCCATGACCATGGTGCTGGAGGCCACCTCAACTGTCTTTCGGAACTGGTAGAAGATACCGGAGGTTTAATAGATTTGGATAAACTTCCAGTAGGCGATCCTACTCTCTCCGCGAAAGAAATCATTGGAAATGAATCGCAAGAGCGCATGGGCTTAGTAATTGGCGAGAAGGATTTGGAGACCCTACAAAAGGTAGCGGACCGTGAACGTTCACCCATGTATACGGTGGGTGATGTAACAGGGGACCACCGATTCACCTTTGCTTCTAAGACTACTGGAGCCAAACCAATGGACTACGCTTTGGAAGATTTTTTTGGCTCATCGCCCAAGACGATCATGACGGATAAAACCGTAAATCGGTCATATGCCGACCTCACTTACGAAACTTCGAATATACCGACATACCTGGAGCAAGTCCTTCAATTGGAAGCTGTTGCTTCTAAGGATTGGTTAACAAACAAAGTCGATCGATGTGTTGGTGGTCGCGTAGCCAAACAGCAATGTACTGGACCATTACAACTACCCCTCAACAATGTAGGGGTCATGGCGCTCGATTACAAATCAACAGAGGGTATCGCTACAACTGTGGGACACTCTCCTATTGCAGCCTTAATAGATCCTGCTGCGGCGTCTCAGACAGCTATTGCGGAAGCATTGTCCAACATCGTATTTGCACCTATCAAAGATGGCCTTAAAGGAGTATCTCTATCGGCCAATTGGATGTGGGCATGTAACAACGAAGGGGAAGATGCCCGTCTCTATGAGGCTGTAAAGGCCTGCTCAGACTTTGCAATAGCACTAGGAATCAATATCCCTACAGGAAAAGATTCACTGTCGATGAAGCAAAAATACCCGAATGGGGATGTGATTGCCCCAGGTACTGTCATCATCTCAGCAGCTGGAAATTGTACAGATATAAATCAGGTAGTAGAGCCGGTATTGAGCCAAAATGGTGGCTCTATATATTACATCAATCTATCGCAAGATAACTTTAAACTAGGTGGCTCTTCTTTTGCACAAATCTTGAATAAGATTGGTAAAGATGCTCCTAAAATCGCAGATGCCGACTACTTCAAAAAAGCATTCAATGCAATACAGGAACTAATTAAGGCTGGACAAATTGTAGCTGGTCACGATGTTGGTTCAGGTGGTCTCGTGACGACGTTATTGGAAATGACCTTTGCCGACGTCAATCTTGCGGCCCACTACGATTTGTCGGGGCTAAATGAGACTGATACGGTCAAAGCATTATTCAATGAAAATATTGCTGTAGTACTTCAAGCTAAAACAGATGATTTTTTCGAAAAGGCATTGGCAGAGCAAGGTATTGTAGCCGTAAAAATAGGCCAAGCAATCACAGGAACTACAGTAACATTCAAAAACAATAGTGATAATTTTAGTTTTGACGTTGCTGCAACGAGAGATATGTGGTTCAAGACATCTTTCTTATTAGATCAGAAACAATCTAAGAATGGAATGGCACGGGAGCGCTTCAATAACTATAAAAATCAGCCCCTGAACTTTGTATTTCCGACTCATTTTGATGGAAAGAAACCTGTAATCGATATATCCAAGCCAAAGCCAAAGGCTGCAATCTTACGTGAAAAGGGATCTAACTCCGAGCGGGAAATGGCAAACGCCATGTATCTGGCCGGATTTGATGTAAAGGACGTACATATGACGGATTTGATTTCCGGTCGTGAAACATTGGAAGATATCCAATTTATCGGTGCTGTCGGGGGATTCTCAAATTCAGATGTATTGGGCTCGGCCAAAGGCTGGGCTGGAGCATTCTTATACAATGAGAAAGCCAAAGCGGCACTAGACAAGTTCTTTGCTCGTCCGGATACACTCTCGGTGGGTATATGTAATGGTTGTCAATTATTTATGGAATTGGAACTTATCAATCCTGATCATGAGTTACATGGTAAGATGTTGCACAACACTTCCCAAAAACATGAATCTAATTTTATCTCGGTCAAAGTACAGGATAATAACTCCGTCATGCTGTCAACATTAGCAGGTACAACTTTGGGTGTATGGATATCACACGGGGAGGGAAAATTCAGCTTACCGTATGAAGAGCGTAAATATCAAATCGTGTCCAAATATGCCTATGAACAATATCCGGCAAATCCAAATGGATCGGATTATAATATAGCCATGATGTGTGACAATTCAGGCCGTCATTTGGTAACGATGCCACATATCGAGCGTTCGACTTTTCAATGGAACTGGGCCAACTATCCTAGTGGGCGACAAGACGAAGTATCACCATGGATAGAAGCATTTGTAAATGCTCGAAAATGGATTGAAAACAAAAAGTAA
- the pheT gene encoding phenylalanine--tRNA ligase subunit beta produces MNISYNWLKNFVDIKDNTPEQISHILTDIGLEVEVLEKVQSVPGGLEGLVVGEVKTCEQHPNADRLRVTTVDVGREELLHVVCGAPNVAAGQKVIVAAVGTTVYPLEGEPFKINKSKIRGEVSEGMICAEDEIGLGKSHDGILVLSKDTPVGRTAQEYFNIKDDYRYEIGLTPNRADAASHLGVARDLAGFFRTSFTLPDLSSFNAVEEGVATTVSVLNTDASPRYTGVNISGVTVKESPDWLKEKLNVIGIRPINNIVDVTNYVLHDLGQPLHAFDADRIAGNKVIVRNAVEEEEFVTLDGVARKLTSEDLVIADAEKPMCIAGVFGGLHSGVTESTRNIFLESAYFNSVSVRKTSKRHALKTDSSFRFERGTDPNMTELALKRAALMILEVAGGQVSSTITDIYPNPVQPFAFTVNYKNVQRLIGKEIPKEDIRSIIVSLGIAVVNENDYELSVEVPPFKVDVTREVDVIEEVLRIYGYNNIEIKQQINASLNTSEKPDREVVLNQVADLLIANGYHEILSNSLTKLDYVDNQDTAVKLLNPLSSDLDTMRQNLVFSALTAISYNQKRKNPDLRFFEFGRTYHLTEEGYQERQHLALTLSGKNTAEQWNEEAKNVTFYNLKAAVDTIIRRLNIQGLEVIESDSSYFDYGLTYKKGVKSLVSFGAISTSNLKKADVENQVFFADFDWDLVLKAIRKNQIKYKEVSKFPAVRRDLALLVDESVTFERLRQVAVKTERKLLKDVNIFDVYKGDKLPEGKKSYALSFVLQDEEKTLTDKQIDTLVQKLILNFEKETGAVVR; encoded by the coding sequence ATGAATATTTCATATAACTGGTTAAAGAATTTTGTTGATATAAAGGACAATACACCCGAGCAGATATCCCATATTTTGACTGATATAGGTCTAGAAGTAGAAGTGTTGGAAAAAGTACAGAGCGTACCGGGTGGATTAGAAGGTCTTGTAGTAGGTGAAGTAAAGACTTGTGAGCAGCACCCAAATGCAGATCGTCTACGTGTCACTACCGTCGATGTGGGGAGAGAAGAACTACTCCATGTCGTGTGTGGTGCCCCCAATGTAGCTGCTGGGCAGAAGGTTATCGTTGCGGCTGTAGGGACTACGGTGTATCCTTTAGAAGGAGAACCCTTTAAAATCAATAAATCCAAAATCAGAGGAGAAGTATCTGAGGGAATGATTTGTGCTGAAGATGAAATCGGACTGGGAAAATCACACGATGGTATTCTAGTACTTTCAAAAGATACCCCTGTTGGAAGGACAGCTCAAGAATACTTCAATATAAAAGACGATTATCGCTATGAGATAGGGTTGACGCCTAACCGTGCCGATGCAGCTTCGCATCTAGGGGTAGCCCGTGATTTGGCTGGATTTTTCAGGACCTCATTCACCCTGCCGGATTTGTCTTCATTCAACGCTGTTGAAGAAGGTGTGGCTACAACCGTATCTGTTTTGAATACAGATGCTTCCCCAAGATATACAGGTGTCAATATATCTGGCGTCACAGTCAAGGAATCTCCAGACTGGTTAAAAGAAAAACTGAATGTCATTGGGATTAGGCCCATTAATAATATTGTCGACGTCACCAACTATGTACTTCATGATTTAGGGCAGCCTTTACATGCTTTTGACGCTGATCGGATTGCAGGGAATAAGGTTATTGTCAGGAATGCAGTTGAAGAAGAAGAATTTGTAACCTTGGATGGTGTGGCACGTAAGCTGACCAGTGAAGATCTTGTTATTGCTGATGCTGAAAAGCCTATGTGCATTGCCGGAGTTTTTGGCGGATTGCATTCTGGGGTTACCGAATCTACTCGTAATATATTTTTAGAAAGTGCCTATTTCAATTCTGTTTCCGTACGCAAGACGTCCAAAAGACACGCGTTAAAAACAGATTCTTCCTTTAGGTTTGAACGCGGTACAGATCCAAACATGACCGAATTGGCGTTGAAGCGTGCAGCGTTGATGATTCTTGAGGTAGCGGGAGGTCAGGTGAGCTCAACAATTACTGACATTTATCCTAACCCTGTTCAACCTTTTGCGTTTACCGTTAATTACAAAAATGTACAAAGGCTGATTGGTAAAGAGATTCCGAAAGAAGATATCAGATCCATAATTGTGTCCCTGGGTATTGCAGTCGTCAATGAAAATGATTACGAACTCTCGGTAGAGGTACCTCCATTTAAAGTTGATGTAACACGTGAGGTAGACGTAATTGAAGAGGTACTTCGTATCTATGGTTATAATAATATCGAAATCAAGCAGCAGATCAATGCATCTTTGAACACCTCAGAAAAACCTGATAGAGAAGTCGTTTTAAATCAGGTTGCTGATTTGTTGATTGCCAATGGTTATCATGAAATACTTTCCAATTCCCTTACAAAATTGGATTACGTAGATAATCAAGATACTGCAGTTAAATTATTGAATCCGTTGAGTAGTGATTTGGATACCATGCGTCAGAACTTGGTGTTTTCGGCCTTAACTGCTATATCATACAACCAAAAACGCAAAAACCCTGATCTCCGATTCTTTGAATTTGGTAGAACATACCACCTTACTGAAGAAGGTTACCAAGAAAGGCAACATTTAGCATTGACGTTGTCAGGAAAGAATACTGCTGAACAATGGAATGAGGAAGCAAAAAATGTAACGTTCTATAATCTAAAAGCAGCCGTAGATACCATTATCCGTAGGTTGAATATTCAAGGTCTGGAAGTAATCGAATCCGATTCCTCCTATTTCGATTATGGATTGACCTATAAAAAGGGAGTCAAATCGTTAGTTAGCTTTGGAGCAATATCTACTTCCAATCTCAAAAAAGCAGACGTAGAAAATCAAGTGTTTTTTGCAGACTTTGATTGGGATTTGGTATTAAAAGCAATCCGTAAAAATCAAATCAAATACAAAGAGGTTTCTAAATTTCCAGCTGTTAGGAGAGATTTGGCACTGTTGGTGGACGAATCTGTTACTTTTGAGAGACTTCGGCAGGTAGCCGTGAAGACCGAACGTAAGCTTCTAAAAGACGTTAATATTTTCGATGTTTACAAAGGCGATAAATTACCGGAAGGTAAAAAATCTTATGCATTGAGTTTTGTGCTGCAAGACGAAGAAAAAACTTTGACAGATAAACAAATTGACACGTTAGTTCAAAAATTAATTCTTAACTTTGAGAAAGAAACTGGTGCAGTAGTGCGCTAG